From a single Chitinophaga sp. Cy-1792 genomic region:
- a CDS encoding DUF4132 domain-containing protein has translation MRTIDDFPLPAGEDWEDLFTLFLSLDNHKKRPDKEWYAKVKVVLDKIGHEQYLDVTVNWLIAKCEQLQRNIKRLDEFLKKSWRFRLHEDFPLTQRMEKVLENQRPAWVDVVLGTEYYYTKENPLYLRDGYYYFYTLGGRIIRGTLHTNMILENEVLYDMMDVLMRLAPEVTMDILHIYRNRDAAFAVPRLMIVRDAIRHKTYRRAVDTAIAKFGDKTNKTSGAEAMKERFIPDMDFNNRHQLLVKDGSYAMGIDLMLAGPEIVLLENGVPAIKVPAAVKKELTERFKVFQKKHKEISAHYTLQKNRLEEIYRHNREWLYENWEPYYITHPFVGALGKQLIWEFVNGDQSTTAICRKGTFVNSVGEEVNWVEEPDTIVRLWHPAKATAAEIADWRNYCIQHKLKQPFRQAFREVYRLNDNHNNWSVDHFEGHVVKQRQYNALCKMRGWSTGDFRHEHTNIKLPAYKLTAYLCIADVWYDSLSNGDHLQVTGGVDFEGKGYSGNMEDIPPVILSEVLRDVDMIVSVSSIGNENKPVTEVMEKARTYYEDYTKRSLSPIGIVRRDILQLLLPHMVYSDRFRIDDQYVHVTGTLANYNIHIATGQATNVATGLGVHIAPSFSRNAGLFLPDEGDIMLTVILSKANFLAEDDLIADEHLLQRIKYTSHRS, from the coding sequence ATGAGAACGATAGACGATTTCCCTTTGCCGGCCGGCGAAGACTGGGAAGACCTGTTTACCCTTTTTCTTTCTTTGGATAACCACAAAAAGCGCCCTGACAAAGAATGGTACGCAAAAGTAAAAGTGGTACTGGATAAGATCGGGCATGAGCAATACCTGGATGTTACGGTGAACTGGCTGATTGCAAAATGCGAACAGCTGCAACGTAATATCAAACGCCTGGATGAATTCCTGAAAAAGAGCTGGCGGTTCCGGTTACATGAAGATTTCCCGCTGACCCAAAGAATGGAGAAGGTGCTGGAAAACCAGCGTCCTGCATGGGTAGACGTTGTTTTGGGAACTGAATATTACTATACGAAAGAGAACCCCTTGTACCTCCGTGACGGGTATTATTACTTTTATACGTTGGGTGGCCGCATCATACGTGGCACGCTTCATACCAATATGATCCTGGAAAATGAGGTGTTATATGATATGATGGATGTGCTGATGCGACTGGCGCCGGAAGTAACCATGGATATCCTGCATATATACAGGAACCGCGATGCAGCATTTGCAGTGCCGCGACTGATGATCGTCCGGGATGCTATCCGCCATAAAACCTATCGCAGGGCGGTGGATACAGCCATTGCAAAATTTGGCGATAAAACCAACAAGACATCCGGCGCAGAGGCGATGAAAGAGCGCTTTATACCTGATATGGACTTCAACAACCGTCACCAGCTGCTGGTGAAAGATGGCAGCTACGCCATGGGCATAGATCTGATGTTGGCAGGTCCGGAAATCGTGTTGCTGGAAAACGGCGTACCTGCCATAAAAGTGCCCGCTGCCGTGAAGAAAGAGCTGACCGAACGTTTTAAGGTTTTCCAGAAAAAGCATAAGGAAATCAGTGCCCATTATACCTTACAAAAGAACAGACTGGAAGAAATTTACCGCCATAACCGGGAATGGCTATACGAAAATTGGGAACCCTATTATATCACGCATCCTTTTGTAGGCGCATTGGGCAAACAGCTGATCTGGGAATTTGTGAATGGGGACCAGTCGACTACAGCAATCTGTCGTAAAGGAACGTTTGTAAATAGCGTTGGTGAGGAAGTGAACTGGGTAGAGGAGCCCGATACGATTGTAAGGCTATGGCATCCTGCAAAGGCTACCGCAGCGGAAATTGCTGACTGGCGGAACTATTGCATACAACATAAGCTGAAACAGCCATTCAGGCAGGCTTTCCGGGAAGTATACCGGTTAAACGACAACCATAACAACTGGTCAGTGGATCATTTCGAAGGGCATGTAGTGAAACAACGCCAGTATAATGCGTTGTGTAAAATGCGTGGCTGGTCTACGGGTGATTTCAGGCATGAACATACCAATATTAAATTGCCTGCCTATAAACTGACCGCCTACCTGTGCATTGCGGATGTCTGGTATGATAGTTTGTCAAATGGAGACCACCTGCAGGTTACCGGAGGGGTGGATTTTGAAGGAAAAGGCTATAGCGGAAATATGGAAGATATACCACCAGTGATATTATCAGAGGTATTGAGAGATGTGGATATGATTGTAAGTGTATCGTCGATAGGTAATGAAAATAAGCCAGTCACTGAGGTGATGGAAAAAGCACGTACTTACTATGAAGACTATACGAAAAGGAGTTTGTCGCCCATAGGTATTGTGAGAAGGGATATACTACAGCTGCTGCTCCCTCATATGGTCTACTCCGATCGCTTCCGTATCGATGATCAGTATGTGCATGTAACCGGAACGCTGGCAAACTATAATATACATATTGCCACAGGCCAGGCGACCAACGTTGCCACAGGCTTAGGTGTGCACATTGCCCCCAGTTTCAGCAGAAATGCCGGGCTATTCCTGCCGGATGAAGGAGATATTATGCTGACAGTCATTCTCAGCAAAGCGAATTTCCTGGCAGAAGATGATCTGATTGCAGATGAACATCTCTTGCAAAGAATTAAATATACTTCCCATCGATCATAA
- a CDS encoding DUF4132 domain-containing protein has protein sequence MRTMYDFPLPLGADWEELFVHFFSLDDVKRKPDQAWYDQVTVLLDKIGRENYLAITTNWLFEKTQMLARNAKKLENYWVRDRMDDIRLNQNPEWVKTVLAGAPLYRGQNPLTIERGNYYFYTLGGRIIRGTIFTNRILQDEKLFDIIDLLLRVSPELYKDILDIYEAKGIEFAVPRLTALRDAIKHKTYKKAIDTAIAKYGGKNNKGGAEMIKERFVPDMGFNQQHQLIVEDGNYAMGIDLMQADVGEIVLMENGGIVAKVPSAVKKNLTAQFKSHKLKHKEIKSHYALQKNRLEEIYRNKREWIYEVWAPYYIAHAVTGALGKNLIWEFSNGKMATSAIFRGDGFVDSQGQKVSWVSDKGTVVKLWHPVTAPASEVEGWRRFCMQHQVKQPFRQAFREVYRANASDEKHADHFEGHVVRENQYNALCKTRGWSCGDYSHQDSSIRLPAFDLAVEFEISDQWSESYSSSGGCLQVTGKVKFREGKQQVRSAKVNPVAFSEVMRDLDMIVTVSGIGYGYTPVEAVMDKVRAYCDASAKRDLSPIGIIRRDILQLLMPQTAISERCSIDGQYLYVRGELASYKIHIGTADVWNAATAGWIHVEPKMLEQTARHFLPDEGDLMLTVILSKANLLAEDHLIPNGYLLSRIKETWK, from the coding sequence ATGAGAACCATGTATGATTTCCCTTTGCCATTGGGCGCAGATTGGGAAGAGCTGTTTGTCCATTTTTTTTCTTTGGATGATGTAAAAAGAAAGCCTGATCAGGCCTGGTATGACCAGGTGACTGTGCTGCTGGATAAAATAGGAAGGGAGAACTATCTCGCTATTACCACTAACTGGTTATTCGAAAAAACGCAGATGCTGGCGCGCAATGCCAAAAAACTGGAGAATTACTGGGTGCGCGACAGAATGGACGATATCCGTTTAAATCAAAACCCCGAATGGGTAAAAACAGTATTGGCGGGAGCGCCACTGTACAGAGGCCAGAACCCGCTAACCATAGAAAGAGGCAATTATTATTTCTATACATTGGGGGGCCGTATTATCCGTGGTACTATTTTTACCAACAGGATTCTGCAGGATGAAAAACTGTTTGATATCATTGATCTGCTATTGCGTGTTTCTCCTGAGTTGTATAAAGATATACTGGATATCTATGAGGCGAAAGGCATTGAATTTGCGGTGCCGCGACTCACAGCCCTGCGGGATGCCATCAAACATAAAACCTATAAAAAGGCGATCGATACTGCCATTGCAAAATATGGCGGAAAAAATAATAAGGGCGGTGCAGAAATGATCAAGGAGCGTTTTGTGCCGGATATGGGCTTCAATCAGCAGCATCAGCTGATAGTAGAAGATGGTAATTATGCCATGGGTATAGATCTGATGCAGGCAGATGTGGGAGAGATAGTATTAATGGAAAATGGCGGTATAGTCGCAAAAGTGCCATCGGCAGTAAAGAAAAATCTGACAGCACAATTTAAATCTCACAAACTCAAACATAAGGAAATCAAGTCCCACTATGCCTTACAGAAAAACAGGCTGGAAGAAATATACCGTAATAAACGGGAATGGATATACGAAGTATGGGCGCCGTATTATATCGCACATGCTGTTACCGGTGCATTGGGTAAAAACCTGATATGGGAATTCAGTAATGGAAAAATGGCTACCAGCGCTATTTTCAGGGGAGATGGTTTTGTAGATAGTCAGGGCCAGAAAGTTAGCTGGGTTAGTGATAAAGGCACGGTCGTCAAATTATGGCATCCGGTGACGGCTCCTGCCTCTGAAGTGGAAGGCTGGAGAAGATTCTGTATGCAACACCAGGTGAAGCAGCCTTTCCGGCAGGCTTTCCGGGAAGTATACCGCGCCAATGCAAGTGATGAAAAACATGCGGATCATTTCGAAGGACATGTGGTCAGAGAAAACCAGTACAATGCATTGTGTAAGACAAGGGGATGGTCTTGCGGTGATTATTCGCACCAGGATTCCAGTATAAGACTGCCTGCATTCGACCTGGCTGTTGAATTTGAAATATCAGACCAGTGGTCTGAAAGTTATTCCTCATCAGGCGGGTGTTTGCAGGTAACAGGAAAGGTGAAGTTCAGGGAGGGGAAGCAGCAGGTTCGTTCGGCGAAAGTTAATCCGGTGGCGTTTTCTGAAGTAATGAGGGATTTAGATATGATAGTGACAGTGTCGGGTATCGGTTACGGCTACACGCCGGTGGAGGCGGTAATGGATAAGGTACGTGCTTACTGTGACGCCAGTGCGAAGAGAGATTTATCGCCGATAGGCATTATTCGCAGAGATATTTTGCAGCTGCTGATGCCGCAGACGGCCATCAGCGAGCGTTGCAGTATTGATGGACAATACCTGTATGTACGTGGAGAGCTGGCCAGCTATAAAATTCACATCGGCACGGCCGATGTATGGAATGCAGCAACAGCGGGATGGATTCATGTGGAGCCTAAAATGCTGGAACAAACAGCCAGACACTTCCTGCCGGATGAAGGAGATCTGATGTTGACGGTGATTCTCAGCAAAGCTAATCTGCTGGCGGAGGACCATCTTATTCCGAATGGATATTTATTGAGTAGAATAAAAGAAACATGGAAATAA
- a CDS encoding nucleotidyltransferase family protein — protein MEIIMHAQLQDRLPALRTFCETHAIAELYAFGSVIDGRFRPGSSDIDLWIDLLPLEGMEKPRRLVRIWLGLQELLECKVDLILKEGIRGATFKKYLSIYQVKIYPV, from the coding sequence ATGGAAATAATCATGCATGCGCAGTTGCAAGACCGTTTGCCGGCACTGCGGACTTTCTGCGAAACCCATGCCATTGCAGAATTGTATGCCTTCGGATCGGTGATAGACGGGCGTTTCCGGCCCGGCAGCAGCGATATTGATTTGTGGATAGACCTGCTGCCACTGGAAGGAATGGAAAAGCCACGCAGGCTGGTGCGTATCTGGCTGGGGTTGCAGGAGCTGCTGGAATGTAAGGTAGACCTGATTTTAAAGGAAGGCATACGTGGCGCAACATTTAAGAAATACCTGTCTATCTATCAGGTAAAAATATATCCCGTTTAA
- a CDS encoding HAD-IIB family hydrolase, with the protein MKKLIVFDLDGTIAESKSAIDAEMATLLNSLMGIMRVAIISGGNWQQFETQVLGNLPQSENWKNLSLLPTSGTRFYSMQDLKTGWQQLYAEDFTREEKSRIIAAIQAAVVTTGYTVGQTWGEQIEDRGSQITWSALGQQAPLEAKRTWDPDSAKRKQIQAILDKSLEGFSVNIGGTTSIDVTRQGIDKAYGIRKLQDILHIAIADMIFVGDAIYPGGNDYPAKQAGALSIAVRDIHETKRVIETVLACLG; encoded by the coding sequence ATGAAAAAGCTGATCGTATTTGATCTGGATGGCACCATTGCAGAGAGTAAATCCGCCATCGATGCGGAGATGGCAACCTTGTTGAATAGCCTGATGGGTATTATGAGAGTGGCTATTATTTCCGGTGGCAACTGGCAGCAGTTTGAAACGCAGGTATTGGGAAACCTGCCGCAGAGTGAAAACTGGAAGAACCTTTCGCTGCTGCCTACCAGTGGTACCAGGTTCTATAGTATGCAGGACCTCAAAACGGGCTGGCAGCAGCTGTATGCAGAAGATTTTACGCGGGAAGAAAAGTCGCGCATTATTGCCGCCATTCAGGCCGCTGTTGTTACTACAGGGTATACCGTTGGCCAAACCTGGGGCGAGCAGATAGAAGACCGTGGCAGCCAGATTACCTGGTCAGCACTGGGGCAGCAGGCGCCACTGGAAGCGAAGCGCACCTGGGACCCCGACAGCGCAAAGCGTAAACAGATACAGGCCATCCTGGATAAGTCGCTCGAAGGGTTTTCAGTAAATATTGGCGGTACCACTTCCATCGATGTTACCCGGCAAGGCATAGATAAGGCTTATGGGATCAGAAAGCTACAGGATATTTTACATATAGCCATTGCCGATATGATCTTTGTGGGAGATGCGATCTACCCTGGTGGTAATGATTATCCGGCAAAGCAGGCCGGCGCCTTGTCCATCGCCGTGCGTGATATACACGAAACCAAGCGGGTAATAGAAACCGTGCTGGCGTGCCTGGGATAA
- a CDS encoding exo-beta-N-acetylmuramidase NamZ domain-containing protein has product MNKALVKYGIDQLLHAPVIDKQQRIGLLTNNAAVTHFYTPSREELIRQGFNVVKLFSPEHGLDTTGPDGHFMLNGTDTLTGLPVVSLYGEKLMPAIEDVQYIDVLLVDLPDIGTRFYTYLWTMTYVLEAAARYGKKVVILDRPNPISGDFSLAEGPLLDEVTAASFIGRWSVPLRHSCTLGELALYFNQERKLGTDLQVVPCTGWKRDMFYPVWGQSFVPASPAINGYESTLLYPGLCLLEATNVSEGRGTATPFRVAGAPWMNAREIAMLMNERSSGDAVARPLEFVPLSGRYQGSSCKGVMLHVQDAEWFRPVRTGLILIKLIRDTYPDHFEWAPYKTHVNGKGTKHLQLLLGQPHPEALFELDFTSFLSRLDAYTGVGDWKEKMMPYLISSYDRDR; this is encoded by the coding sequence ATGAATAAGGCTTTAGTTAAATACGGGATAGACCAGTTGTTACATGCACCTGTGATAGATAAGCAGCAGCGGATCGGTTTGCTGACGAACAACGCTGCGGTGACGCATTTTTATACGCCTTCCAGGGAAGAGCTTATCAGGCAGGGTTTTAACGTAGTTAAACTGTTTTCCCCTGAACACGGATTGGATACAACCGGCCCTGATGGCCATTTTATGCTGAATGGCACCGATACGCTGACAGGTTTGCCTGTCGTGAGTTTATATGGAGAGAAATTAATGCCGGCGATAGAAGATGTGCAGTATATAGATGTGTTGCTGGTAGATCTTCCTGATATTGGCACCCGCTTTTATACTTACCTCTGGACGATGACCTATGTGCTGGAAGCGGCGGCACGTTATGGTAAAAAGGTGGTGATATTGGACAGGCCCAATCCTATTTCAGGAGATTTTTCACTGGCGGAAGGGCCTTTGCTGGATGAAGTCACAGCGGCCAGTTTCATCGGCCGGTGGTCTGTTCCGTTGCGCCATAGCTGTACATTGGGAGAGCTGGCGTTATATTTCAACCAGGAAAGAAAGCTGGGGACAGACTTACAGGTAGTGCCCTGTACAGGATGGAAGCGGGATATGTTTTATCCTGTGTGGGGGCAGTCTTTCGTGCCTGCTTCGCCTGCCATTAACGGTTATGAATCAACGTTACTGTACCCTGGACTATGTTTGCTGGAAGCCACTAATGTTAGTGAGGGGAGGGGAACAGCTACGCCGTTCAGGGTAGCAGGTGCACCGTGGATGAATGCCAGGGAAATAGCTATGCTGATGAATGAGCGTAGTTCTGGTGACGCCGTGGCCAGGCCGCTGGAGTTTGTGCCTCTAAGTGGGCGCTACCAGGGAAGTTCCTGTAAAGGTGTGATGCTGCATGTGCAGGATGCGGAGTGGTTCAGGCCTGTAAGAACCGGGTTAATCCTCATTAAATTAATACGTGATACCTATCCGGACCATTTTGAATGGGCGCCCTATAAAACACATGTCAACGGTAAGGGAACGAAGCACCTGCAGTTATTGCTGGGGCAACCCCATCCGGAGGCGCTCTTTGAGCTGGATTTTACCAGCTTCCTCAGCAGACTGGATGCTTATACGGGTGTGGGAGACTGGAAAGAAAAGATGATGCCTTACCTGATTTCTTCGTACGATCGTGACCGTTAG
- a CDS encoding LacI family DNA-binding transcriptional regulator, with protein MAEDREVTIYDIAKYLNISAATVSRGLKNNPTISKKTCKKIIDTANMLGYQSNAFASNLRSRQTHTLGVLIPRLNSHFMSSVLAGMENAANAHGYNLIIAQSLEDVEKEKRNVLTMFNKRVDGLLISLSADATGIEHLEPFFKRKIPVVFFDRVYAHTDSLSVGIDNQAAAYDITTHLIRQGCKRIMHLGGNLLRNVYHDRFKGYRKALREYHLPFKESYHLVSNGSEQAGTAAAQYILDLPPAERPDAVFSANDTAAVFCMLALKAAGLNIPGDIAFAGFNNDPISKVIEPNLTTMNYSGDQIGHTAASRLIDHLKSENNRFTTSAITLRADMVIRASSLKKG; from the coding sequence ATGGCGGAAGACCGTGAAGTAACGATATACGACATTGCTAAATACCTGAACATCTCGGCAGCAACAGTGAGCAGGGGCTTGAAAAACAACCCCACCATCAGCAAAAAAACATGTAAGAAAATCATTGACACGGCCAACATGCTGGGTTACCAGTCCAATGCCTTTGCCAGCAACCTGAGAAGCAGACAAACCCATACCCTGGGCGTACTGATCCCCCGGCTAAACAGCCATTTTATGTCGTCGGTACTGGCAGGCATGGAGAACGCCGCCAATGCGCATGGCTACAACCTTATCATCGCACAGTCACTGGAAGATGTAGAGAAGGAAAAACGTAACGTACTTACCATGTTCAACAAAAGAGTAGACGGCCTGCTGATCTCTCTCTCCGCAGACGCCACCGGCATTGAACACCTGGAACCCTTCTTTAAAAGGAAAATACCCGTGGTATTCTTTGACCGCGTATATGCACATACCGATAGCCTGTCTGTAGGCATCGACAACCAGGCAGCTGCCTACGATATCACGACCCACCTCATCAGGCAGGGATGCAAACGCATCATGCACCTGGGAGGAAACCTGCTGCGAAATGTATACCACGATCGCTTCAAAGGATATAGAAAAGCTTTAAGGGAATACCACCTGCCCTTTAAAGAAAGCTACCACCTGGTCAGCAACGGCTCCGAACAGGCCGGCACCGCCGCTGCGCAATATATCCTGGACCTGCCCCCAGCCGAACGCCCCGACGCCGTTTTCTCCGCCAACGATACCGCCGCCGTTTTCTGTATGCTGGCATTAAAGGCCGCCGGACTCAACATCCCCGGCGATATTGCCTTCGCCGGCTTCAACAACGACCCTATCAGCAAAGTCATTGAACCCAACCTCACCACCATGAACTACTCCGGCGATCAAATCGGCCACACCGCCGCCTCCCGGCTCATCGACCACCTCAAAAGTGAAAACAACCGCTTTACCACCAGTGCCATCACACTCCGTGCCGACATGGTCATCAGGGCTTCCTCTCTCAAAAAAGGGTAA
- a CDS encoding TonB-dependent receptor yields the protein MNKTIKSNGVNGRRHQHLCRMLTILLLTAFSWAMPLHSHAQDKVVHGRVAAENGEPVPGATIVVKGSSKGEVTNANGQFNIHAAKGSILVISCMGFTPKEVAVTAADQLDVTLYTSSKDINEVVVVGYGSQRKADLTGAVSSVNLESLREAPNTNIAQFLQGTVPGLNVGVATAAGGTPPISIRGRVTLNGNQSVLIILDGVQYTQSLSSINPDDIASIDVLKDASSTAVYGAQASNGVILITSRKGKVSQHPRIAFSTAYTSQYPTVGNLKPYDRDGYLNYLKEAFYDKAFTGPDYTTPNPNFKIESVADASILTPQGTLKPYNYNWFNAGTNTGTIAENNLSISGGSDRINYLLSGGLVDQKGFIMNDKFKRKSVRANIETQPLKWWKVGLLSSAAFVNQDGAEPSFSSLLRMTPLIVPYDSTGTLIPFPMNTLEPNPFTTYNVDDKDRNNYYFANIYSDMDLPFLKGLNYRMNFGNNYRTSAHFYSSIYDAGQTGMAYKANQEYYDYTFDNILTYKRKFGKHDLMATLLYGAVGRKFNSTNATATGFPRLTLSYNNLSQGSIQTTSSDAWEETLNYQMARINYKYHDKYLLSAILRRDGFSGFSANNKYGTFPVVALGWIMSEESFMKGITFLDYLKLRAGYGVTGNQTSRYSSIARVTTGAAYVYGDGGSTVFGQQVASLGNDNLKWERTKGVNGGIDFSILKNKVSGSLDYYRNNTYDLLYSVAIPAATGFTNITSNLGQIRNSGFEAALTWNVMDRRDFRWQANANFSLNKNKIIHLTGQDANGDGKEDDLISSGLFIGKSISTIYDYQTNGIYGLNDTRLAGFPVGSVRIVDQNGDKDITPEADRIFLGRQEPLYRVSLSQTFSYKAFTFSFFLNSVQGGRDGYLGNNNPSFFREDNSIRVNNLQGIDFWSPQNPNGKYPRNISGSHAKVEPNMWQSRSFVRLQDVSLSYDFANNLLKRLKAQSFNLYVSGKNLYTWTKWEGWDPEANNSDGTAMGLTTSGRPVLRGFTVGLRIIY from the coding sequence ATGAACAAAACTATTAAAAGCAATGGCGTCAACGGGAGGCGCCACCAGCACCTTTGCCGCATGCTAACTATTCTATTACTAACGGCATTCAGCTGGGCGATGCCCCTGCATTCGCACGCCCAGGATAAGGTGGTGCACGGGCGTGTAGCCGCTGAAAACGGAGAGCCTGTTCCCGGCGCTACCATCGTAGTGAAAGGCTCCTCCAAAGGAGAAGTTACCAATGCCAACGGGCAGTTTAACATCCACGCCGCAAAAGGCAGCATACTGGTGATTTCCTGCATGGGCTTCACTCCTAAGGAAGTGGCAGTAACTGCCGCAGATCAGCTGGATGTTACACTCTATACCTCTTCCAAAGATATCAACGAGGTAGTGGTAGTGGGTTATGGCAGCCAGCGCAAGGCAGATCTCACCGGCGCCGTATCCAGCGTAAACCTGGAGTCGCTCCGCGAAGCGCCTAATACCAACATCGCGCAGTTCCTGCAGGGAACAGTGCCCGGCCTCAACGTAGGTGTGGCCACTGCCGCCGGCGGAACACCTCCCATCTCTATCCGTGGCCGTGTTACCCTCAACGGTAACCAGAGTGTACTCATCATCCTCGACGGTGTGCAATACACGCAGTCACTGTCTTCCATCAACCCGGATGATATCGCCAGCATTGACGTACTGAAAGACGCCAGCTCTACTGCCGTTTACGGCGCCCAGGCATCCAATGGTGTGATTCTGATCACCTCCCGCAAAGGAAAGGTGAGCCAGCATCCACGCATTGCTTTCTCTACCGCCTATACGTCACAATATCCTACGGTGGGCAACCTGAAACCTTATGACCGCGACGGGTACCTCAATTACCTGAAAGAAGCATTCTATGATAAGGCCTTCACCGGCCCGGACTATACCACACCCAATCCGAATTTTAAAATTGAAAGTGTGGCAGATGCCAGCATCCTCACACCGCAAGGCACGCTGAAACCCTACAACTACAACTGGTTCAACGCCGGTACCAACACCGGTACCATTGCAGAGAATAATCTCAGCATCAGCGGTGGAAGCGACCGTATCAACTACCTGTTATCTGGTGGCCTGGTAGACCAGAAAGGGTTTATCATGAATGATAAATTCAAACGTAAGTCTGTACGCGCCAATATCGAAACACAACCGCTGAAATGGTGGAAAGTAGGGCTCTTGTCCTCTGCTGCTTTCGTTAACCAGGACGGTGCAGAGCCTTCTTTCAGCAGTCTGCTGCGTATGACGCCGCTCATTGTTCCTTACGACAGCACTGGCACGCTCATTCCGTTCCCGATGAATACACTGGAACCCAACCCTTTCACTACCTATAATGTAGATGACAAGGATCGCAATAATTATTACTTCGCCAATATCTATTCTGATATGGACCTGCCTTTCCTGAAAGGGCTGAACTACAGGATGAACTTTGGTAATAACTACCGCACTTCCGCGCACTTCTATTCCAGCATCTATGATGCCGGACAAACAGGCATGGCCTACAAAGCGAACCAGGAATACTACGATTATACTTTCGATAATATCCTGACCTATAAAAGGAAATTCGGTAAACATGATCTCATGGCCACTTTGCTGTATGGCGCTGTAGGCCGTAAGTTCAACAGTACCAACGCCACTGCTACCGGCTTCCCACGCCTCACGCTGAGCTATAATAACCTGTCGCAGGGAAGTATACAAACTACTTCGTCCGATGCATGGGAAGAAACGCTCAACTACCAGATGGCGCGTATCAACTACAAATACCATGATAAATACCTGCTCTCTGCTATCCTGCGTCGTGATGGGTTCTCCGGGTTCTCTGCCAATAATAAGTATGGCACCTTCCCGGTGGTAGCGCTGGGATGGATTATGTCTGAAGAAAGCTTTATGAAAGGTATCACCTTCCTCGATTACCTGAAACTGCGTGCAGGCTACGGCGTTACCGGTAACCAGACTTCCCGCTACAGCTCTATTGCACGTGTAACCACCGGCGCTGCCTATGTTTACGGCGATGGGGGCAGTACCGTATTCGGACAACAGGTAGCTTCCCTGGGTAATGATAACCTGAAGTGGGAACGTACCAAAGGTGTGAACGGTGGTATCGACTTTTCTATCCTGAAAAATAAAGTAAGTGGTTCGTTGGATTATTACCGTAACAATACCTACGATTTGCTGTATAGTGTCGCTATTCCTGCGGCAACGGGTTTTACCAATATTACAAGTAACCTGGGTCAGATCCGCAACAGTGGCTTTGAAGCAGCTCTTACCTGGAATGTAATGGACAGACGTGACTTCAGATGGCAGGCAAACGCGAACTTCTCGCTCAATAAAAATAAAATTATTCATCTCACCGGACAGGATGCCAATGGTGATGGTAAAGAAGATGACCTGATCTCCAGTGGCCTGTTTATCGGTAAATCTATCAGCACTATCTATGATTACCAGACAAATGGCATCTATGGGCTGAATGATACACGTCTGGCAGGTTTTCCGGTAGGTTCCGTACGTATTGTAGACCAGAACGGTGATAAGGATATTACACCAGAGGCAGACCGTATCTTCCTGGGCCGTCAGGAGCCGCTGTACCGCGTGAGCTTATCACAAACATTCTCCTACAAGGCATTTACATTCAGCTTCTTCCTCAACTCCGTACAAGGTGGCAGAGATGGGTACCTGGGTAACAACAACCCGTCCTTCTTCCGCGAGGATAACAGTATCCGCGTGAACAACCTGCAGGGAATAGATTTCTGGTCGCCACAGAACCCTAATGGCAAATACCCGAGAAATATCTCCGGTTCCCATGCGAAAGTAGAACCTAATATGTGGCAGTCGAGAAGCTTTGTGCGTTTACAGGATGTGTCGCTCTCCTACGACTTTGCCAACAATCTCCTGAAAAGACTGAAAGCGCAGTCGTTCAACCTGTATGTAAGTGGTAAGAACCTATACACCTGGACTAAATGGGAAGGATGGGACCCTGAGGCCAACAACAGCGATGGCACCGCCATGGGACTTACCACCAGCGGCCGTCCTGTACTGAGAGGTTTTACTGTAGGATTGAGAATCATTTACTAA